The sequence CCTGAACCGCCGAATTCTTCCATCTCGCCGAAAAATGCGGGATTTGGTGACAATTCAGCCTGAAGAGCCACACCCTGTCTTGCTTTGATCTCATACCATGTCGCAGCAAGAGACGGGTGCTGGTTAAGAGTTGCTTCAATTGCCCAATCCAGGGTAATCGAATCGACCGCTTTTGATTGAGACGATTCCGCTGGTATTTGTCCGCGTAAAACGATTTGCGGCGGAATTAAATTCAAATCTGAAGTTCCGGCCAGACTGATATGAGGGTTGGCATATCCCACAAAAAAAAGTGTCGTGGCAAGGAATACCCTGAAAATAGCGTACTTCATCTATGTATTTCTCCGTTAATAAGTGTGCTGCACCCAAAGCTTGCCTCTGTAGGGAAACTCCCCGGGATGCACATGGAACAGGTCTTTTTGTTGAATCTGGAGACATGGAGCAAACACATGTCCCAAAGGTCAGGAGGAAACTACCGGAGAAGTATCAAATCAGAAGCACAATGGTCCGCAGGAAAGCAAGAGGTGATGGCATTGAGACCCCGCCATTCAGGTAAGAGGAGGTACGAATTGAGAATTGAACTCGCTGGGAAAACGCAAAAGTGTAATTTCCTGTTGCCGGAAACGAAGTGGTGATAAGTCTCTTTGCTTGAAATGAGGGGGTTTCAAGGAATGAAAGACAACCCAGCGCAACGTCCAGGCATTCATTATGATGGTCATCGACGGTTAGAACTGTATCCGAACGTTGGGGTTGACTTGGATTATCAATGCAATCATCTTGGGATATATCGACGTGACCGTCTAAGCCAAAGCACAGCTTGAAATGCACCCCTGCCGGCATCGCATGGGCTGCACTTACCTGCAAAATGAGCAGTATTACTATCAGTGATCGGAAAATGTTACTCCGGGGTTTCATAAACTCACATCATCTTTATCATTATTATGGGAGCGCTTTTGGATAAATTAGGCACTTGTAACCTGCATAAAGTTCCAGACAAACTCTTCATTCCGAGAATAAAATGCAATCCACCCATCCGTGAGCGTGAAAGATATCAAAGTATTTTTCAATAATCAAGATGATTAGGGTTTGATTTCCCAAGATGGAATTGACCATAGTTGAGAAACGCTACAACCAAGCATCTGGATAATTTATGGAGTTCTTAGAGGATTACAAATCGGGCAGCCCTGCATGCGAAGGGGTTTTTCAAGACTGCTCGTGGCCAGTATTTCATCATCTTGAAAAATGCTGGTCGTTGCCCCGTCTGCCAGAACTTTTCCATCGTGGATGATGATCGTCCGGCTGCAGAGATCAAGGGCCAGGTCCAGATCATGGGTGGCGATGATCTTGGTATGGCGGAATGTTTTAAGCAACTCGATCAGTTGGCGCCTGGTGCCGGGATCAAGACTGGCACTGGGCTCATCCATAACTAAAATATCCGGAGACATGGCAAGAACCGTGGCAATGGCCACCGCTCTTTTTTCACCGCCCGAGAGTTTGTGGGGCTCTCTGTCCAGGAGATTCAGGGCATCAACGGTTAAAAGGGCGTCATGCACTCTTTTTTCCACTTCTGCGACTGGCAGGCCGAGATTCAATGGGCCAAAGGCGACATCGTCTTTCACGGTGGGCATGAACAGCTGGTCGTCCGGGTCCTGAAATACCATGCCCACGGTTTTACGGATGGAATGAAGCGTTTCCTTGGTTACCGGGAAATCGCCGATGCGAACCGTTCCTTTGGCAGGGCTGAGACAACCGTTTAAGTGCAGAAGGAGGGTGGATTTGCCGGCGCCGTTTGGCCCGACAATGGCAACGGATTCACCGTGCTCGATGCGGAAAGATACATCCCTGATCGCCGGAGTTCCGTCAGGATATGTGTAGCCGAGTTGAGAGACTTCAACAATATGATGACTCATGAAAAATGTCCTGTGAAAAGAGTACCCATCATTCGGGGAAGATTGTTGAACCGCAAGAAAAGAAAGATCAGTATCCAGCCAAGAATAAAGCAGGCATCTCGCATTGTGAATCGTAATGTGCGAAGGATCCTGATTTCTCCGTCAAATCCCCTGCACATCATGGCCAGATGAATGCGCCTGGCCCGGTTGAGGGTCCGGACCAGAAGATGGCCGATCATCGAACCGGCCACCGTAAGGCCCATGCCGCGGCCGTTGAAGGAACGAAGCTGCCTGGCGCGGATCAGGCGCCGGGCCTCATTGATCAACACAAAGAGATAGCGATAGAGAAAAAGCA comes from Pseudomonadota bacterium and encodes:
- a CDS encoding energy-coupling factor ABC transporter ATP-binding protein; translated protein: MSHHIVEVSQLGYTYPDGTPAIRDVSFRIEHGESVAIVGPNGAGKSTLLLHLNGCLSPAKGTVRIGDFPVTKETLHSIRKTVGMVFQDPDDQLFMPTVKDDVAFGPLNLGLPVAEVEKRVHDALLTVDALNLLDREPHKLSGGEKRAVAIATVLAMSPDILVMDEPSASLDPGTRRQLIELLKTFRHTKIIATHDLDLALDLCSRTIIIHDGKVLADGATTSIFQDDEILATSSLEKPLRMQGCPICNPLRTP